From a single Brassica rapa cultivar Chiifu-401-42 chromosome A01, CAAS_Brap_v3.01, whole genome shotgun sequence genomic region:
- the LOC103831063 gene encoding sulfite exporter TauE/SafE family protein 2 isoform X2 — protein sequence MFQFLTTCQKLISLSYLFPLYFVFFCICMHHSLSLSNSSSPIYCYRNVAHTFIRSQYLQKSSKLFKNQQNTPHIKMRNNFVPVTLSFLTIIILLTPSTAEPEPSFVFPVNQLLNKTSSWLDFPTKFNQPKIELTASTIIAAVLSFIAASISSAGGIGGGGLYVPIMTIVAGLDLKTASSFSAFMVTGGSIANVGCNLFVRNPKAGGKTMIDFDLALLLEPCMLLGVSVGVICNLVFPNWLITSLFAVFLAWSTVKTFGNGVYYWRLESEMVKIRESRRVGEDDEDEIESVKLPLLGDYERPKRFPWVKLGVLVIIWLSYFAVYLLRGNKYGEGIISIEPCGITYWLLSSTQIPLTLFFTLWICFSDNVQGNQCSDHQDSDVEDLRSNDGGRSNKCLFPVMALLAGLLGGVFGIGGGMLISPLLLQVGIAPEVTSATCSFMVLFSSTMSAIQYLLLGMEHTGTASLFAIVCFVASLVGLMVVQKVITQYGRASIIVFSVGIVMALSIVLMTSYGALDVWNDFVSGRYMGFKLPC from the exons ATGTTTCagtttctcaccacttgccaaaaGTTGATTAGTCTCTCTTACCTTTTTCCTCTCTATTTTGTCTTTTTCTGCATCTGCATGCATcactctctatctctctccaattcttcttctcctATATATTGCTATAGAAATGTTGCACACACATTTATAAGATCCCAATATCTCCAAAAATCCtcaaaacttttcaaaaatcaaCAAAACACCCCACACATAAAGATGAGAAATAATTTCGTCCCTGTAACTCTCTCCTTCCTCACAATCATCATCCTCTTAACTCCATCAACCGCAGAACCAGAACCATCCTTTGTCTTCCCCGTCAACCAACTCCTCAACAAAACCAGCTCATGGCTCGACTTCCCGACCAAATTCAACCAACCCAAAATCGAACTAACAGCCTCAACAATCATCGCCGCCGTACTCTCTTTCATCGCCGCATCGATCTCAAGCGCCGGAGGAATCGGCGGCGGAGGTTTATACGTTCCGATAATGACAATCGTCGCCGGACTCGATCTGAAAACAGCGTCGAGCTTCTCAGCTTTCATGGTCACCGGAGGATCCATCGCCAACGTGGGATGCAATCTCTTCGTGAGAAACCCTAAAGCTGGAGGCAAGACGATGATCGACTTCGACTTAGCTCTGCTTCTGGAGCCGTGTATGCTTCTCGGGGTTAGTGTCGGAGTGATTTGTAACCTCGTGTTCCCGAACTGGCTTATAACGAGTCTCTTCGCCGTGTTTCTTGCGTGGTCGACGGTGAAGACGTTTGGGAACGGGGTGTATTACTGGAGGTTGGAGTCGGAGATGGTGAAGATCAGAGAATCGAGACGAGTTGGagaagatgatgaggatgagATTGAGAGTGTGAAGTTGCCTCTTTTGGGAGATTATGAGAGACCGAAGAGGTTTCCATGGGTGAAGCTTGGTGTTCTGGTGATTATTTGGCTCTCTTACTTTGCTGTTTATCTTCTTCGCGGAAACAAATACGGCGAG GGGATCATATCGATCGAGCCATGTGGCATCACGTACTGGCTCCTCTCATCAACTCAAATACCACTCACACTCTTCTTCACTCTTTGGATCTGCTTCAGTGACAATGTTCAAGGCAACCAGTGTTCAGATCACCAAGACTCG GACGTAGAAGATTTGAGATCAAATGATGGAGGAAGATCAAACAAATGTCTGTTTCCTGTAATGGCTCTTTTAGCTGGACTTTTAGGTGGTGTTTTTGGCATTGGAGGCGGAATGCTCATTAGCCCTCTCCTCCTCCAAGTCGGCATAGCTCCCGAG gtAACTTCTGCGACATgttctttcatggttctgttTTCATCCACGATGTCTGCGATTCAATACTTGTTACTAGGCATGGAACATACAGGAACCGCTAGTCTATTCGCGATTGTATGTTTTGTGGCATCACTCGTTGGACTAATGGTGGTTCAAAAGGTTATAACTCAGTATGGAAGGGCTTCGATCATCGTGTTCTCGGTTGGTATTGTCATGGCGTTGAGTATTGTTTTGATGACAAGCTATGGAGCTcttgatgtttggaatgattttGTCTCTGGTCGTTACATGGGTTTTAAATTACCTTGTTGA
- the LOC103831063 gene encoding sulfite exporter TauE/SafE family protein 2 isoform X1 — protein sequence MFQFLTTCQKLISLSYLFPLYFVFFCICMHHSLSLSNSSSPIYCYRNVAHTFIRSQYLQKSSKLFKNQQNTPHIKMRNNFVPVTLSFLTIIILLTPSTAEPEPSFVFPVNQLLNKTSSWLDFPTKFNQPKIELTASTIIAAVLSFIAASISSAGGIGGGGLYVPIMTIVAGLDLKTASSFSAFMVTGGSIANVGCNLFVRNPKAGGKTMIDFDLALLLEPCMLLGVSVGVICNLVFPNWLITSLFAVFLAWSTVKTFGNGVYYWRLESEMVKIRESRRVGEDDEDEIESVKLPLLGDYERPKRFPWVKLGVLVIIWLSYFAVYLLRGNKYGEGIISIEPCGITYWLLSSTQIPLTLFFTLWICFSDNVQGNQCSDHQDSVKDVEDLRSNDGGRSNKCLFPVMALLAGLLGGVFGIGGGMLISPLLLQVGIAPEVTSATCSFMVLFSSTMSAIQYLLLGMEHTGTASLFAIVCFVASLVGLMVVQKVITQYGRASIIVFSVGIVMALSIVLMTSYGALDVWNDFVSGRYMGFKLPC from the exons ATGTTTCagtttctcaccacttgccaaaaGTTGATTAGTCTCTCTTACCTTTTTCCTCTCTATTTTGTCTTTTTCTGCATCTGCATGCATcactctctatctctctccaattcttcttctcctATATATTGCTATAGAAATGTTGCACACACATTTATAAGATCCCAATATCTCCAAAAATCCtcaaaacttttcaaaaatcaaCAAAACACCCCACACATAAAGATGAGAAATAATTTCGTCCCTGTAACTCTCTCCTTCCTCACAATCATCATCCTCTTAACTCCATCAACCGCAGAACCAGAACCATCCTTTGTCTTCCCCGTCAACCAACTCCTCAACAAAACCAGCTCATGGCTCGACTTCCCGACCAAATTCAACCAACCCAAAATCGAACTAACAGCCTCAACAATCATCGCCGCCGTACTCTCTTTCATCGCCGCATCGATCTCAAGCGCCGGAGGAATCGGCGGCGGAGGTTTATACGTTCCGATAATGACAATCGTCGCCGGACTCGATCTGAAAACAGCGTCGAGCTTCTCAGCTTTCATGGTCACCGGAGGATCCATCGCCAACGTGGGATGCAATCTCTTCGTGAGAAACCCTAAAGCTGGAGGCAAGACGATGATCGACTTCGACTTAGCTCTGCTTCTGGAGCCGTGTATGCTTCTCGGGGTTAGTGTCGGAGTGATTTGTAACCTCGTGTTCCCGAACTGGCTTATAACGAGTCTCTTCGCCGTGTTTCTTGCGTGGTCGACGGTGAAGACGTTTGGGAACGGGGTGTATTACTGGAGGTTGGAGTCGGAGATGGTGAAGATCAGAGAATCGAGACGAGTTGGagaagatgatgaggatgagATTGAGAGTGTGAAGTTGCCTCTTTTGGGAGATTATGAGAGACCGAAGAGGTTTCCATGGGTGAAGCTTGGTGTTCTGGTGATTATTTGGCTCTCTTACTTTGCTGTTTATCTTCTTCGCGGAAACAAATACGGCGAG GGGATCATATCGATCGAGCCATGTGGCATCACGTACTGGCTCCTCTCATCAACTCAAATACCACTCACACTCTTCTTCACTCTTTGGATCTGCTTCAGTGACAATGTTCAAGGCAACCAGTGTTCAGATCACCAAGACTCGGTAAag GACGTAGAAGATTTGAGATCAAATGATGGAGGAAGATCAAACAAATGTCTGTTTCCTGTAATGGCTCTTTTAGCTGGACTTTTAGGTGGTGTTTTTGGCATTGGAGGCGGAATGCTCATTAGCCCTCTCCTCCTCCAAGTCGGCATAGCTCCCGAG gtAACTTCTGCGACATgttctttcatggttctgttTTCATCCACGATGTCTGCGATTCAATACTTGTTACTAGGCATGGAACATACAGGAACCGCTAGTCTATTCGCGATTGTATGTTTTGTGGCATCACTCGTTGGACTAATGGTGGTTCAAAAGGTTATAACTCAGTATGGAAGGGCTTCGATCATCGTGTTCTCGGTTGGTATTGTCATGGCGTTGAGTATTGTTTTGATGACAAGCTATGGAGCTcttgatgtttggaatgattttGTCTCTGGTCGTTACATGGGTTTTAAATTACCTTGTTGA